One part of the Arachidicoccus terrestris genome encodes these proteins:
- a CDS encoding glycosyltransferase family 2 protein, producing MLSIIIINFNSTDLILNCLASIREQTTRIAYEIIIVDNSGDADGRQRVIQACPEVQWLDMGYNAGFARANNKGIRAAKGDAVLLLNPDTIILEQSLDHVYPLFIESDAAACGLQLLNEDRTPQIAGNFAMKGGLNYLLPLPYIGTFLKWIGNHLKVAKPNIGEATGIQEVDWINGAFLMVRSAVLTRSGLLDEDFFLYAEEAEWCSRLKKQGKMLIYGGYHILHLQGETANEAFASEGKGYYNLYDKKGRQLIISNFLRIRKQFGVGWFLVDTCMYTLTIPVFAAGLFLTNILKTKSPFRGFRHVGGFIKNVGALWAYAPRIIRNKPYFYKLL from the coding sequence ATGTTATCTATTATTATCATCAATTTCAACAGTACAGATTTGATCCTGAATTGTCTGGCCTCCATCAGGGAGCAGACGACCCGGATCGCTTATGAAATTATTATTGTAGATAACAGTGGGGATGCAGACGGCCGGCAAAGGGTCATACAGGCCTGCCCTGAGGTGCAGTGGCTGGATATGGGCTATAATGCTGGGTTTGCGCGGGCCAATAATAAAGGTATCCGGGCCGCGAAAGGTGATGCAGTATTACTGTTGAACCCGGATACGATTATCCTGGAGCAGTCGCTTGATCATGTATATCCTTTATTTATAGAGTCAGATGCGGCTGCCTGTGGACTCCAGCTATTAAATGAAGACCGTACACCGCAGATAGCCGGAAATTTTGCCATGAAAGGCGGGCTGAACTATCTTCTGCCCCTGCCGTATATAGGGACCTTTTTAAAATGGATAGGCAATCATCTGAAAGTCGCGAAGCCTAATATCGGAGAAGCTACAGGTATTCAGGAGGTAGATTGGATTAATGGCGCATTTTTAATGGTCAGATCCGCCGTATTGACGCGATCTGGTTTGCTGGATGAGGATTTCTTTTTGTATGCCGAGGAGGCGGAGTGGTGCAGTCGCTTAAAAAAACAAGGCAAAATGCTGATTTATGGGGGCTACCATATTTTGCACCTTCAAGGAGAAACGGCTAACGAAGCTTTCGCTTCTGAAGGGAAGGGCTATTACAACCTGTATGATAAAAAAGGCCGGCAGCTGATCATTTCCAATTTTCTGAGGATCCGCAAGCAATTTGGTGTAGGCTGGTTTTTAGTCGATACATGTATGTATACACTGACTATCCCGGTATTTGCAGCAGGGCTTTTTTTGACGAATATATTGAAAACGAAATCACCATTTAGAGGGTTTAGACATGTAGGTGGCTTTATTAAAAACGTTGGGGCGCTATGGGCCTATGCTCCGAGGATCATCCGCAATAAACCCTATTTTTATAAATTGTTATAA
- a CDS encoding glycosyltransferase family 4 protein, with protein sequence MKKQENIVKTGFEKKILAIAPYTFLPASSGGQKAIYYLYQHLGKQVDLTCVSTDDNLPDKIPGKLHFKLLPLLGNGVKRYINPANYRKLKKLVNRQGIEAIIIEHPYTGWLGWLLKATTGVPLIVRSHNIESLRFKELGKWWWRLLADYERWVHRKANHSFFITREDAEYAITAYGIRREKTSVITYGLQGGENPTPEQKRLLVEQYKQAHEIPADKTILLFNGIFGYRPNDEALELLLEKIYPALLHQAPDFHLIICGANIPAKYLAKKTDNLTVLGFVPDIEEIFLAAEVFLNPIWLGGGIKTKLVEALAGGASAVSFKSGAIGVDHRLLDGKLKIVPNKDIGAFISAIIEAGAATYTPTSKAFLDYFDWDQIARKANLALRGL encoded by the coding sequence TTGAAAAAACAGGAAAACATAGTTAAGACGGGATTTGAAAAAAAGATCCTTGCGATCGCCCCTTATACGTTTTTACCAGCGTCCTCAGGGGGGCAAAAGGCCATCTATTACCTATACCAGCATTTAGGGAAGCAGGTTGATTTGACCTGTGTTTCTACAGACGATAACTTACCAGACAAAATCCCTGGTAAGTTACATTTTAAGCTACTGCCCCTATTGGGTAACGGCGTAAAAAGGTATATCAATCCGGCCAATTACCGGAAACTAAAGAAGCTGGTTAACCGCCAGGGTATTGAAGCGATCATCATTGAACACCCGTATACAGGCTGGCTCGGATGGCTTCTCAAAGCAACAACCGGTGTTCCGCTTATTGTTCGGTCCCATAACATAGAATCACTGCGCTTTAAAGAACTGGGAAAATGGTGGTGGCGGCTCCTTGCCGACTATGAAAGGTGGGTCCACAGGAAAGCCAATCATTCTTTTTTTATAACCAGAGAGGATGCTGAATATGCGATAACCGCATACGGCATCCGACGCGAGAAGACAAGCGTGATTACCTACGGTCTGCAGGGAGGGGAAAACCCAACCCCTGAGCAGAAGCGTTTGCTGGTTGAGCAATATAAGCAAGCGCATGAAATACCTGCGGATAAAACAATACTGCTCTTCAATGGTATTTTCGGCTACCGTCCCAATGATGAGGCCCTTGAACTGTTATTGGAAAAAATTTACCCGGCCTTGCTTCATCAGGCACCTGACTTTCACTTGATTATCTGTGGGGCAAATATACCGGCAAAATATCTGGCAAAAAAAACGGACAACTTAACGGTACTCGGTTTTGTGCCCGATATTGAAGAAATCTTTCTGGCAGCCGAAGTCTTCCTCAACCCAATCTGGCTGGGAGGCGGCATCAAGACCAAGCTCGTGGAAGCGTTGGCTGGTGGCGCTTCAGCCGTTTCTTTTAAAAGCGGGGCCATTGGCGTCGACCATCGCTTGCTGGACGGAAAATTAAAGATTGTCCCAAATAAAGATATAGGTGCTTTCATCAGCGCCATTATAGAAGCCGGCGCCGCAACCTATACGCCTACCTCGAAAGCTTTTTTGGATTATTTTGACTGGGATCAGATTGCCCGCAAAGCGAATCTGGCCTTACGCGGATTATAA